In Phlebotomus papatasi isolate M1 chromosome 1, Ppap_2.1, whole genome shotgun sequence, the following proteins share a genomic window:
- the LOC129798551 gene encoding uncharacterized protein LOC129798551, producing MEKTDIILWVGSYTLIILVFCLIFCLRHKQDRERENEQDRERERIRAGRIRRANPLLPLSNHGPHMCADPGAFHTTETGESERPIGFAPEVMNGTTENEVPSAPLPSCPVEDSPPRHDTTLESSFSEHPCNNDIDPPSYEEVVSNETYYEQPSEPSEP from the exons ATGGAGAAAACTGATATAATATTGTGGGTCGGGTCGTACACTTTGATCATTCtggtattttgtttaattttctgtCTTAGACATAAACAGGATCGAGAGCGGGAAAATGAACAAGATCGGGAACGAGAACGTATACGAGCAGGTCGAATTCGAAGAG CTAATCCCCTCTTACCACTCTCGAATCACGGACCCCACATGTGTGCAGATCCTGGAGCATTTCATACAACAGAAACTGGAGAATCAGAACGTCCAATAGGATTTGCACCGGAAGTAATGAACGGAACAACTGAAAATGAAGTTCCATCGGCACCACTTCCTTCGTGCCCGGTGGAAGATTCACCACCAAGGCATGATACTACTTTGGAATCATCATTTTCAGAGCATCCGTGTAACAATGATATTGATCCGCCTTCTTATGAAGAAGTAGTGAGCAATGAAACTTACTACGAGCAACCGTCCGAGCCATCCGAGCCTTAA
- the LOC129798552 gene encoding uncharacterized protein LOC129798552: MDYFSSLLGSLGMFLIILLLYRLCTLCCPSNANSQAPTDRVHVVIISSDGHAIHRRMDYGDFHALSTREQEPRTGFTPVVISGASQSEIPSIPSYSVGDFPPRHETTSEVPSNINPPSYEQAMDNETFNQEQRKA; the protein is encoded by the exons ATGGATTATTTTAGTTCTCTGCTTGGTTCTTTAGGCATGTTCTTAATAATTTTGCTATTGTACCGGCTCTGCACACTCTGCTGTCCCTCCAATGCAAACTCCCAAGCTCCTACGGACAGAG TTCACGTTGTTATAATATCCTCTGATGGTCATGCAATCCATAGACGAATGGATTATGGAGATTTTCATGCTCTAAGTACGAGAGAACAAGAACCACGAACAGGATTTACTCCTGTAGTAATCAGCGGAGCATCTCAAAGTGAAATTCCATCAATTCCATCGTATTCTGTGGGAGATTTTCCCCCAAGACATGAAACTACCTCGGAAGTGCCATCCAACATTAATCCGCCTTCTTATGAACAAGCAATGGACAATGAAACTTTCAACCAGGAACAGCGGAAGGCATAA